A single genomic interval of Helianthus annuus cultivar XRQ/B chromosome 13, HanXRQr2.0-SUNRISE, whole genome shotgun sequence harbors:
- the LOC110924776 gene encoding probable leucine-rich repeat receptor-like protein kinase At5g49770 isoform X2 has protein sequence MMCSKIGQILLSVICITISLISAQDGDVVFLRALKDDWKNTPPSWDHSSDSCDSSWEGISCTNGRVTRITLANMQLSGELSGHIWQFTELQILDLSYNKELIGSLPPEVQNLRKLTELTLVGCGFTGPIPDAIGNLESLTSFHLGDNQLSGEIPPGLFNSTMTLIHLLLDNNKLRGTIPSTLGLVTSLQVVRLDRNSLSGNVPPSINNLVNTSGMFLSNNQLTGPIPDLTGMNLLNYVDLSNNSFDPSPAPSWFSTLLALTTIKMHNTNLRGELPRDLFRIPQLQKVDLSSNMINGSLDITSNPSTQLQLVDLQHNQIEGFIQRDQYEDSIVIILADNLICRESGVTDRYCSSHTNITTYSTPWNNCGPASCVSNLVLSPNCQCAYPYKGSIYFKAPSFSSLENSTIYLSLHNSLMALFQDAGLSVDTVSLKNPRRNADDYLVIDLEFFPSGVPRFNRTGILALGFALSPLKFIPPEGFNYIYFFIPESYEFLPGTKHKSSNTGIIVGSAVGCCVLVGILVLVGTYCFLRKKPAQQAQPFALWDPTSGSGGVPQLKGARSFTFEELQKYTNNFSEINNIGRGGYGMVYKGSLPNGQLIAIKRAQDGSSQGGLEFKNEIELLSRVHHKNVVGLIGFCFDKGEQMLVYEYIVNGTLKDSLSGRSGIRLDWIRRLKISLGAARGLQYLHDHADPPIIHRDVKSTNILLDERLVAKVADFGLSKPLSDANRTHVTTQVKGTMGYMDPEYYMTQQLTEKSDTYSFGVVMLEIITARKPIEKGRYIVREVKEAMNKNKELYDLKEVLDPAIGFSSQPNGLERFVDLALRCVEDTGNQRPTMSEVVKELESIMELIGLNPRIESSSSTSASYEGTSKDYNYPDSSDSLLSYSEGSLPSKLYPE, from the exons ATGATGTGTTCAAAAATCGGGCAAATATTACTTTCAgtcatatgcataaccatttcaCTAATATCAGCTCAGGATGGTGATG TTGTATTTCTTCGGGCTCTCAAAGATGATTGGAAGAACACACCACCTAGCTGGGATCACAGTTCCGATTCGTGTGATAGCAGTTGGGAGGGCATCAGCTGCACAAACGGTCGTGTGACCAGAAT CACCTTGGCAAACATGCAACTTTCGGGTGAGCTCTCTGGACACATCTGGCAGTTTACCGAATTGCAGATTCT AGATCTGTCGTACAACAAAGAATTGATCGGTTCACTCCCTCCGGAAGTCCAAAATCTGAGGAAACTAACCGAACT AACCCTGGTTGGATGCGGCTTCACTGGTCCTATTCCGGACGCCATTGGAAACCTTGAAAGTCTTACCTCTTT tCACTTAGGAGACAACCAGCTTTCTGGTGAAATCCCACCTGGGCTCTTCAACTCCACCATGACACTGATTCATCT GTTGTTAGATAACAACAAGCTTAGGGGCACTATTCCTTCCACCCTTGGACTTGTCACGTCTCTCCAAGTTGT ACGACTTGATAGGAACTCTTTGAGTGGCAATGTCCCTCCAAGCATCAACAATCTTGTCAATACTAGCGGCAT GTTCTTGTCAAACAATCAATTGACCGGCCCTATACCGGATCTTACAGGCATGAACCTCCTGAACTATGT AGATTTAAGCAACAATAGTTTTGATCCGTCACCAGCACCGTCATGGTTTTCAACTCTACTGGCTCTGACAACTAT TAAGATGCACAACACTAACCTTAGAGGAGAACTGCCGCGTGACTTGTTCCGCATTCCTCAGTTACAGAAAGT TGATTTAAGTTCCAACATGATAAATGGCTCTTTGGATATTACATCAAATCCTAGCACACAACTTCAACTTGTTGATCTTCAACATAACCAAATTGAGGGCTTTATCCAACGAGATCAATATGAAGATAGTATTGTTATAAT ACTTGCCGATAATTTAATATGTAGAGAATCTGGTGTGACGGACCGATACTGTTCCTCTCACACAAATATTACTACATATTCGACGCCATGGAACAACTGTGGACCTGCTTCATGTGTTTCTAACCTGGTTTTGAGTCCAAACTGTCAGTGTGCATATCCATACAAGGGGTCAATTTACTTCAAAGCTCCTTCCTTCTCTTCACTAGAAAACTCCACCATTTACCTCTCGCTTCATAATTCATTGATGGCGTTATTTCAGGACGCTGGTCTCAGTGTAGATACAGTGTCATTAAAGAATCCTAGGAGAAATGCGGATGATTATCTTGTGATTGATCTTGAATTTTTCCCATCTGGAGTACCAAGATTCAATAGGACAGGGATTCTTGCGCTTGGGTTCGCCCTTAGTCCTCTAAAGTTCATTCCTCCAGAAGGATTTAATTACATCTACTTTTTCATTCCTGAAAGTTATGAGTTCTTGCCAG GTACCAAACACAAGTCATCCAACACTGGAATTATCGTGGGATCCGCAGTTGGTTGTTGTGTGCTTGTGGGGATATTAGTTCTTGTAGGAACGTATTGTTTTCTTCGAAAAAAACCAGCCCAACAGGCCCAGCCCTTTG CACTCTGGGATCCAACCAGTGGGAGTGGTGGTGTTCCACAGTTGAAAGGAGCAAGGTCCTTCACCTTTGAGGAACTTCAGAAATACACAAACAACTTTTCGGAAATTAACAACATAGGAAGAGGCGGATACGGGATG GTATATAAAGGAAGTCTTCCGAACGGGCAGCTGATTGCAATCAAAAGAGCTCAAGACGGATCTTCACAGGGTGGGCTCGAGTTTAAAAATGAGATCGAACTTCTTTCAAGAGTTCATCACAAGAATGTGGTGGGCCTCATTGGATTTTGTTTCGATAAGGGTGAACAAATGCTGGTTTATGAGTATATCGTGAATGGGACACTCAAGGATAGTCTTTCCG GGAGATCGGGCATTAGGTTGGACTGGATACGGAGGCTTAAAATTTCACTTGGAGCAGCAAGAGGCTTGCAATATTTACATGATCATGCTGATCCCCCAATCATACATAGAGACGTTAAATCAACTAACATCTTACTAGACGAACGACTAGTTGCGAAAGTTGCCGATTTCGGTCTATCCAAGCCATTAAGTGACGCTAATAGAACTCATGTAACCACTCAAGTCAAGGGGACCATG GGTTACATGGATCCTGAGTACTACATGACTCAACAATTGACCGAAAAGAGTGACACTTATAGCTTTGGAGTTGTGATGTTAGAGATAATAACCGCAAGAAAACCGATCGAGAAAGGCAGGTACATTGTGAGGGAAGTGAAAGAAGCAATGAATAAGAATAAAGAACTCTATGACTTAAAAGAGGTCCTTGACCCAGCTATTGGTTTTAGTAGCCAACCCAATGGATTGGAGAGGTTCGTGGATTTGGCTCTTAGGTGTGTTGAGGATACGGGAAATCAAAGACCAACTATGAGTGAAGTCGTGAAAGAACTAGAGAGCATTATGGAATTGATAGGGCTTAACCCACGCATTGAATCATCATCGTCAACTTCAGCAAGTTATGAAGGAACGAGTAAAGATTACAACTATCCAGATAGTAGTGATAGCCTTTTATCTTATAGCGAAGGTTCATTACCTTCAAAGTTGTATCCAGAATAG
- the LOC110924776 gene encoding probable leucine-rich repeat receptor-like protein kinase At5g49770 isoform X1: MMCSKIGQILLSVICITISLISAQDGDVVFLRALKDDWKNTPPSWDHSSDSCDSSWEGISCTNGRVTRITLANMQLSGELSGHIWQFTELQILDLSYNKELIGSLPPEVQNLRKLTELTLVGCGFTGPIPDAIGNLESLTSLSLNSNSFTGSIPASIGKLKNLDWLDLTGNKLTGSIPVSNESTPGLDMLSNAKHFHLGDNQLSGEIPPGLFNSTMTLIHLLLDNNKLRGTIPSTLGLVTSLQVVRLDRNSLSGNVPPSINNLVNTSGMFLSNNQLTGPIPDLTGMNLLNYVDLSNNSFDPSPAPSWFSTLLALTTIKMHNTNLRGELPRDLFRIPQLQKVDLSSNMINGSLDITSNPSTQLQLVDLQHNQIEGFIQRDQYEDSIVIILADNLICRESGVTDRYCSSHTNITTYSTPWNNCGPASCVSNLVLSPNCQCAYPYKGSIYFKAPSFSSLENSTIYLSLHNSLMALFQDAGLSVDTVSLKNPRRNADDYLVIDLEFFPSGVPRFNRTGILALGFALSPLKFIPPEGFNYIYFFIPESYEFLPGTKHKSSNTGIIVGSAVGCCVLVGILVLVGTYCFLRKKPAQQAQPFALWDPTSGSGGVPQLKGARSFTFEELQKYTNNFSEINNIGRGGYGMVYKGSLPNGQLIAIKRAQDGSSQGGLEFKNEIELLSRVHHKNVVGLIGFCFDKGEQMLVYEYIVNGTLKDSLSGRSGIRLDWIRRLKISLGAARGLQYLHDHADPPIIHRDVKSTNILLDERLVAKVADFGLSKPLSDANRTHVTTQVKGTMGYMDPEYYMTQQLTEKSDTYSFGVVMLEIITARKPIEKGRYIVREVKEAMNKNKELYDLKEVLDPAIGFSSQPNGLERFVDLALRCVEDTGNQRPTMSEVVKELESIMELIGLNPRIESSSSTSASYEGTSKDYNYPDSSDSLLSYSEGSLPSKLYPE; encoded by the exons ATGATGTGTTCAAAAATCGGGCAAATATTACTTTCAgtcatatgcataaccatttcaCTAATATCAGCTCAGGATGGTGATG TTGTATTTCTTCGGGCTCTCAAAGATGATTGGAAGAACACACCACCTAGCTGGGATCACAGTTCCGATTCGTGTGATAGCAGTTGGGAGGGCATCAGCTGCACAAACGGTCGTGTGACCAGAAT CACCTTGGCAAACATGCAACTTTCGGGTGAGCTCTCTGGACACATCTGGCAGTTTACCGAATTGCAGATTCT AGATCTGTCGTACAACAAAGAATTGATCGGTTCACTCCCTCCGGAAGTCCAAAATCTGAGGAAACTAACCGAACT AACCCTGGTTGGATGCGGCTTCACTGGTCCTATTCCGGACGCCATTGGAAACCTTGAAAGTCTTACCTCTTT ATCTCTGAATTCAAACAGCTTCACCGGATCCATTCCAGCTTCAATTGGCAAGCTTAAAAATCTTGATTGGTTAGATCTCACTGGTAACAAGCTTACAGGGAGTATACCAGTTTCTAACGAGAGTACACCTGGTCTTGATATGTTAAGTAATGCGAAGcactt tCACTTAGGAGACAACCAGCTTTCTGGTGAAATCCCACCTGGGCTCTTCAACTCCACCATGACACTGATTCATCT GTTGTTAGATAACAACAAGCTTAGGGGCACTATTCCTTCCACCCTTGGACTTGTCACGTCTCTCCAAGTTGT ACGACTTGATAGGAACTCTTTGAGTGGCAATGTCCCTCCAAGCATCAACAATCTTGTCAATACTAGCGGCAT GTTCTTGTCAAACAATCAATTGACCGGCCCTATACCGGATCTTACAGGCATGAACCTCCTGAACTATGT AGATTTAAGCAACAATAGTTTTGATCCGTCACCAGCACCGTCATGGTTTTCAACTCTACTGGCTCTGACAACTAT TAAGATGCACAACACTAACCTTAGAGGAGAACTGCCGCGTGACTTGTTCCGCATTCCTCAGTTACAGAAAGT TGATTTAAGTTCCAACATGATAAATGGCTCTTTGGATATTACATCAAATCCTAGCACACAACTTCAACTTGTTGATCTTCAACATAACCAAATTGAGGGCTTTATCCAACGAGATCAATATGAAGATAGTATTGTTATAAT ACTTGCCGATAATTTAATATGTAGAGAATCTGGTGTGACGGACCGATACTGTTCCTCTCACACAAATATTACTACATATTCGACGCCATGGAACAACTGTGGACCTGCTTCATGTGTTTCTAACCTGGTTTTGAGTCCAAACTGTCAGTGTGCATATCCATACAAGGGGTCAATTTACTTCAAAGCTCCTTCCTTCTCTTCACTAGAAAACTCCACCATTTACCTCTCGCTTCATAATTCATTGATGGCGTTATTTCAGGACGCTGGTCTCAGTGTAGATACAGTGTCATTAAAGAATCCTAGGAGAAATGCGGATGATTATCTTGTGATTGATCTTGAATTTTTCCCATCTGGAGTACCAAGATTCAATAGGACAGGGATTCTTGCGCTTGGGTTCGCCCTTAGTCCTCTAAAGTTCATTCCTCCAGAAGGATTTAATTACATCTACTTTTTCATTCCTGAAAGTTATGAGTTCTTGCCAG GTACCAAACACAAGTCATCCAACACTGGAATTATCGTGGGATCCGCAGTTGGTTGTTGTGTGCTTGTGGGGATATTAGTTCTTGTAGGAACGTATTGTTTTCTTCGAAAAAAACCAGCCCAACAGGCCCAGCCCTTTG CACTCTGGGATCCAACCAGTGGGAGTGGTGGTGTTCCACAGTTGAAAGGAGCAAGGTCCTTCACCTTTGAGGAACTTCAGAAATACACAAACAACTTTTCGGAAATTAACAACATAGGAAGAGGCGGATACGGGATG GTATATAAAGGAAGTCTTCCGAACGGGCAGCTGATTGCAATCAAAAGAGCTCAAGACGGATCTTCACAGGGTGGGCTCGAGTTTAAAAATGAGATCGAACTTCTTTCAAGAGTTCATCACAAGAATGTGGTGGGCCTCATTGGATTTTGTTTCGATAAGGGTGAACAAATGCTGGTTTATGAGTATATCGTGAATGGGACACTCAAGGATAGTCTTTCCG GGAGATCGGGCATTAGGTTGGACTGGATACGGAGGCTTAAAATTTCACTTGGAGCAGCAAGAGGCTTGCAATATTTACATGATCATGCTGATCCCCCAATCATACATAGAGACGTTAAATCAACTAACATCTTACTAGACGAACGACTAGTTGCGAAAGTTGCCGATTTCGGTCTATCCAAGCCATTAAGTGACGCTAATAGAACTCATGTAACCACTCAAGTCAAGGGGACCATG GGTTACATGGATCCTGAGTACTACATGACTCAACAATTGACCGAAAAGAGTGACACTTATAGCTTTGGAGTTGTGATGTTAGAGATAATAACCGCAAGAAAACCGATCGAGAAAGGCAGGTACATTGTGAGGGAAGTGAAAGAAGCAATGAATAAGAATAAAGAACTCTATGACTTAAAAGAGGTCCTTGACCCAGCTATTGGTTTTAGTAGCCAACCCAATGGATTGGAGAGGTTCGTGGATTTGGCTCTTAGGTGTGTTGAGGATACGGGAAATCAAAGACCAACTATGAGTGAAGTCGTGAAAGAACTAGAGAGCATTATGGAATTGATAGGGCTTAACCCACGCATTGAATCATCATCGTCAACTTCAGCAAGTTATGAAGGAACGAGTAAAGATTACAACTATCCAGATAGTAGTGATAGCCTTTTATCTTATAGCGAAGGTTCATTACCTTCAAAGTTGTATCCAGAATAG